The nucleotide window AGATTTTGGAATCGCTCCCAAGCAAGGTAGTAAGGCTTGTCTGGTTCCATATGGAAAGAGTGAATTTGGTCTCTAAGTCAGGAAGCCTTAGCAGGCGGGAAGTACTTATTGAGAAACCCTTCCCGAAGGGCGACCCAAGTGGCGAAAGTCCCTGCCGGCTGTGAATCGAGCCAAGTAGCAACCCAATCGACGAGTGAAAATAATTTCAGTTATATCttatctcaaaatattatattataatttcTAAATCTTATTAGTAACTGTTTAATATTCTTTTATTCAACCTGTGGGTGCGACAACAAGTTTATTCAAACATCAACGAAAAGGAGTCTGTCAAAAGTCAAGTCAGAATTCATAATTATTCAAACATCAATTAATATTTACCTATTTAGTTTATTTTACTTGTTGTAACCATTACttgttgttttatttttttttctttgtttatgtatattttttacaTGCACTAAGGTTTTTTAAAATGATATGCGCCTGCAAGTTTCACAAACTGTAGTTAACTTTTTCTTTAAACAAGAGAAAACGTTAAAAATGAAAGATTAAATCATtttttgagtccttgtgtttaagtggttttaaccacttgagtccaaaatcaaaaagtttaacgccctgagtccctatccattcattttataacgttttgagtccaattttgttcattttataacgatttgagtccaaaaaattggactcaataggttaaaatttggactcaaaaggactcaaatggttaatgaaaatgcttatagagacttaggtcgttaaactttttacttttggactcaactagttaaaaccactaaaacatagggactcaaaaagtaatttacccaaaatGAAAATAATACATGAAGAAACATTGAAATAGTTCTTTCTAGATATATGATTTGAGTTCTTTCTAGGTATATGATTTAATAAAAGGACTAAATGTAAGGAAATATTATATAAACATTCACACTAGACGAATCTATACTTAAACAATACATAATTTCAGTTATGTCTTatatcaaaatattatattatatttttaaaatctCATTACTAATTGTTTAATATTCTTTTATTCAACATGTGTCGCGTGTGATACACAGGTCTGTAACCTgataattatatatatgtattaactAGCCGCACAGGGCCCCTAAGGGCTCTCAAATTCTCAGGAATGCCCATaggtaaaagaaaaaaaatagtgaGCCCATTTTACTAGCTGCacggaagggggggggggggggctcgaTTTCTCAGGAATGCCACTGCTGTATCCTCAGTGTAATATTTAATTGAATGTAttgtaagtataagtatatgatatTACGTTTATTCTAGCAGTAAAATGATTAGATCTTATAAGACTGAGTTATTAGGTTATATAGGTCAACAGAGACCACCAATACAGTTTGACATTAAGCATTTGAGCCCTATGGATGACATCTTGGTACTGGTGGACAGGCATTCTTGTAATTTGTAAATTCTCCAGGTACAACCAAATCCTAGTCGATGTTCTGACTGCCGTATCTTTTTAGAACCGAATACCTTCCTCTGTCATCTCTGGTCTGTCTCTTTTTGAGAGAAGATTTTCTACCACGCCTGACTATGAAGAGCTTCGAGTCTATCGGGACTCGGGAGAAGATGTGGTGTTAACCCCCTCAGCTTCGTCTTCTTACTTCATCCATACTTTTTATGAAGTGTGGGGCAAACGGCGCCCTCTACTTCTACTTCTAACTAAAGTGTCATTTCGTAGCACATTCCAGTTGATTAATTATTTAGCAAATGTGAATATATACTTCTCCTTCTAACATATATATGATCTTCAAACACTATTCATAACAACACAATGGATCCACAACCAAGCAGCCCATTTCAAGAGTTCGTAAAGGCCCAACACGTAAGGAAGTAAATAGATGGAATGGACGCATCCTGGTTCGATTAGACTAGAAGGtggggccggctgaggcccggctaggaccggcgccggtcccccacaccgctcCCTGGGGCTCGGCTCGTCACACCCGGCAATCTACAGCCGGGTCCGCCGCTCCTCTTTTGAATATTATAGCCGTTAAACAACggcttttttaataaaaaaaaaaattcattttcattttaaataaatACCACAATCTCATCCTTTTTTATACCATTCTCTCGCATTCTACTCTCATTCTTCTCcaattctcttttttttttataaaaacactcCATATTTTTTATACAATTTGCTCTAATCATGAATCAATTCAACCCAAACACCTCAACCCAAACAGCCCCAACCCGAATAATCCCAATCCGAACTAACCTAATTTTTTTTCGAGTCCCACTTACACTCCGACTATGGATCCTTCGTGGGGGGCTTCACAATTTCcgttttcgggtttccaacaaaCACCCAACGGCTTCTCACAAATGTCTCGACTTCAACAAAAAAATGGACGtcgtaggtttttttttatttttatgaaatgtaattttttatttttattttttgtttttttaggaaatgtaattttttttatattatgaaatgaaattatttatattgttttatgttgtattttttaatttttataaagtttttattaacttaggttattaaattaaaacttagaaaattataaaataatgaggtggggccccatcctccatcCTTCATGGAGGCTCATCCCCACGAGCCGCCTACGTGACGCCTACGTGGAGGCTCATCCCCACGGGGATGAGCCGAaccataccctttagtcttagTGGATTATATCAGTTCACTCACTTCACAGTGCTTGACTTAGTGAGTAGATGAGATCGTTTGACCAATTGAATGTGCtctaataaattaatattaataataatgataaaataGTGAAAACTTGTTGACTAAAATCAACACCACCGGTATTTTAATTGAAATTTACCAATGAAAAATGCAAATACTCAAAGATCGAAAAGCAATAAACTTCACAAGTTAATAAATATTCATCCATTGATTAAGTATTAAGTTAGCAAATCCAAATCCTTGACTAAACCATAAAGGGGCAATGGTCAAAGTTTGTGAGGACATAACTTTTACATCCTAAGTGAGAAGCGTCTCACCAAGAACTTGAGCAAGATAGAGGGTGGATCCGTTGTCGATAGAGTAGTCTTCAAGGGTAAAGGTGTCCACGTATAGCCTCCTATTGTGCAAAAACAGAACCTGCTGACCCGTAGGAATGTGTTCCTGGGCCTGAATCTTGGCTTTCACATCGTGAATGGTGTCTGTGCTTCCCACATCTAGGTGGATGGTCTTCTTAGTGGCGGAAACCTGGATCTGAATCCTCATCGACACCCTTGTCTCCATCTCCATGGATGTGTCATTGATCACAAGCCTGAAGGGGCCCTTCTCCTGGAAGTTGTAAGTTCGCAGGAGGCGGCCGTCGTCAAGCTCCTCTCCATCATAGACCAGCCTATGCTGCTTCAGGGGAATGTGAACCTTATCTTCAATCAAGTTTTTCACGTCTTTGATCAAGAGGTCGTAATTAACCACCACAGGGACCTTTCCACTGGCGGTCACTACATAAATCTCTGTGTTTAGCGCCACTCCCTTTTCATTCACCACAAGATCCAGGGTGGAACCCGCAACAATGTTGTAGTGTGCCAGCGTATGGTCTCCCACCTGCAGACTCATTCCGGCCAGGAATAGCTTCTGCCTGTACCCGGGAATATCTTCTTTTTTCATGATCTGGTACTGCAAGCTGGAGATTTTCTGGTCCGATTGGATAGACAAAGTGAAGGTTTTTCCATTGAGAATACGCACAAATATCGGCATTCCCCCCCACCACCAACCCTTAGGTTTAGGGATGAGTTCCCAATGGAGGTCATGGTTGTCGACGCTGCAAATGTCGTCGATCTTCGCCTTAACAAGATCAAACGTGTCCAAGCCCACAACCTTCAAGACGAACGTCTTACCTGTTGTGGTCCTGATGCACAGCAGCATCtgtagaaagaaagaaagaaagaatagaTATCTTATCAAGCTAATTATGATGTATAACAGGAAGCATTGCGAGATCTCGTTTCAGCATCAAACTAAACAAGTAATCAACAAGAATGAACACAAATCTGCACCTCTGCGATGAGGGAATTGGAAGGAAGGCACAAACAGTAGTCAAAGCTGCACTTGTGCGCCATTTCCTTCATCTTCGCCATAACATTATCAAACGTGTCCGAGCCCACAACATCCAAAAAGATGCTCTCACATGTGGTGGTCCTCATGATCAGCTGCATCATCTGTACAAACAAAGAAACATCAAAaataggatatatatatataattacccAAATATCTTATCAATCAACACACATAAATACTATTCGTCAAGTGATTTCGCACTAGCATACTCATGAATCGTGATTAACATGTTACACTTTACTTTTCTTACTAAAAGGTACTTTATAAACACCAatattattatcatcatcattatcattatcattatcattatcaatcTATTAAATAacaaaccttggaaacagtaggTGGACACCTGTCCACCTGCTGTTGGCTGTTTTTTATTCATTTCGCACTTTTTGTTTGTCTTTAAAACTTATTGTTTTCGGTTGCGTTTAGGACAGCTGTGGTGATTCACTGGTGTAGGGGGCCTTTTTTTGTTTGTCGTATTCCGGGTTTGAATCTGTGCGTTGTTTTTTTACTGTGTTTTTCTCCCTTTTAAAAGCCAGCCTACGTGGCTCACCACCGCCCTTCTTTTTTTAAGTTCTGCATCATCGCTTCCTCCCTGTTTTCTTCAGCCTGTGTTGTTTTGAAGATGAGGATGTTGAATGGTGAAAGgagcttggtttaaaaaagcgcgaagcgctccgaagcgttttggttccaaaagctttaagcgaagcttcaagcgcgaagcgagagcttcacgtatacgaagcgctcaaaattaaaaaaaaatttaaaaaaaatattgtgCACATCAATATGACCTATTCTACTTGTTAATCaataataaacacaaaaacatgattaaaaaacacacttaacacataaaaaacatagttaaaacataaattaaagtcgaaacacacttaaaacataaacataaaaatagtCTTTTCCGATGAGAAGGACTTTTCCGAGGCAGCAGTAGTGTTGTTTGATCCTGAGGCCATTATGATTTCTAAACAGAAATCAAGTTGCAGACAGCAGCAGCAGCGTGAAGAAGAAGCAGGCAGCAATGAAGAAGAAGCAGGCAGCAATATAGAAGAAGCaggcagcagcagcagcagcagcgtgaagaagaagaagaagcagcAGCCAGCGTGATTTTTTTTTAGGGTTTAGACTTAATAGAATCTGTTTTTAAAAGCAGGTTGCAGGTGGGCTTTTTTCTTGGGTATATATTCTTTAAATTAGGCCCATGTTGGTGGGCTTTTTAATTATAAAACCAGCCCAGAATGGCGCCTCAGCCGCCTAACGCCTCGAAATACTAGCGCTTTAAGCCCGCTTCATAGCGCCTCATGTACTTTAGCGCTTTATGTGAAAAAAAGCGTTTTTATGGGCGCCTCACGCCTTAAGCGCCTTAAgctcgcttttttaaaccaaggaaAGGAGTGGACTGGTGCAGAGGTCTTAGTACAGTTGTGGTAGTTTTATTaggagtgaatttcaagttttgtcctttatctttaggccactttgcaagttttgtcctttatgtttaaatttgacgagttttgtcctttatgtttaaaaatcaagcacgttttaccctttatgtttaaaaatcaaacacgttttgtcctttatgtttaaaaaatcaagcacgttttgtccttaaaaatcaagcataaaggacaaaacgtgcttgatttttaaacataaaggacaaaactcgtcaaatttaaacataaaggacaaaacttgcaaagtggcttaaagataaaggataaaacttgaaattcactcttttattagtttttatcattgttattcactgccataAATTCATGTTCTTGagtttttttctgttttttgcTTAGGTTATTCGATGTTGTTGATTCTAAATGATAAGTATAATCGTTCCGCTGTTCCGCCAGGGCTCTCTATTGCTAGGCGGTGTTATCTTCTTGCTAATTCTTTGAATTTAGATCATTCTTATTATTTGATAATGTTATCTACACTGGATTTGGTTTAGTTTTCCCTATTCTTTAATAAAGGTCTATTTATATTTTTGTTGTTGTGCGAAAGTATggtaaataaaagaaatttggatgtgtggtatatatatatatatatatatatatatatatatatatatatatataggggaaggttcgttggggaacactaaaaaagtggtgaacagtggggaaccgactcaaacgaactccgattggactcattccagcggcgttggaacaggctcgtcgaaccctaactaaaatctcttaaccctaaactctaaatcctaactcctaaactctaaactcGAGAGCTAAAAAAATAAgactaaaacctaagctaaaccgtaaaatctaaactataacccctaaaagctaaaccctaaagctaaacctaaagctaaaccctaaacactaaacctaaaccctaaacctaaaccttaaaccctaaacctaaaccctaaaccctaaaagccaaaccctaatatatttagggtttaggggttatgatttagtgtttagggttaagagatcctagttagggttcgacgagccggttccaacgccgctagAATGATTCCAAtcatcggagttcgtttgagtcggttccccactgttcaccacttttttagtgttccccgaTGAACCtcacacaatatatatatatatatatatatatatatatatatatatatatatatatatatatatatatatatatatatatataggagaaggatccgttaggaatcaccctttattgcgagaaccaatgtgaacacaaccaaaaatatacatgtatatatattcCAGGCGCGGCGTGTATATCTCTCTACTTTTGCCACTGTCAGAGAATGGGTGAAGGAGAGATGGTGACGGAGGTCTGTGTCGGTGAGAAATGGGGTAACAGAGAAGAAGGAGTGGAGCAAAAACTCGTAGTCGAGCAGAGAGAAAGAGAAGCAGGGAACATCACTGGTCCCAACCGCTGCTGCCGGTTTTCCCCGTCATCCTTCGCAGTGGCGGCCGACCCAGAaattttttcatggggtgcgACATTTTTGAAGCATTCTTTGTCTACTGTTATATAATACTTTTTTTCGGTAACCTCTGGTAAACGGCGGATAAAAAGAACTACCCAATTAGTTCCTTATCATTTTTCATCATTTGAAAACATTGCGAGACCAATAATCCATAAACAAGTCACCTACAAGTAATCAATACCTAACCTAAACGCTAAAGTaagaatatatttttatacaataaataaaaaataaacaatctAGAATTCAGTTTGTGATCCAACGATGCACCGATTAGAAaagaaaattaaagaaaaataataataataataataataataagagttaattactattttcgtccctctggtttgtcaaaaatcactatttcagtccattagtttaaaaattgcgatttcagtccctatggtttcactttcgtaaccatttcagtccctgtggttttactttcgtaaccatttcaatccatttattctgttagtatagagactgaaatggttacgaggtggactgaaatggttacgaaagtaaaaccacagggactgaaatcgcaatttttaaactaatggactgaaatagtgatttttgacaaaccacagggacgaaaacaataattaactctaataataataactagaTATAAGACCCCGCCGCGTTGCGGTCGGGGCTTACAAATTCAGCCAGCATGGGTTAGTTAATTATTAAGGGGCTGTTTATTTCCCTCTTAATGAgggtctgaatggttcagacctcttactggttcaacactaaTGATTCatactgtttgtttcgtgagtaAATATCTGAATGTttcagacatttgcatctgaatggttcagacatttgcatctgaGTGATTAATTATTATACTGAGTCTCAATGGTTAAGACctttaatctgaattggtcagacatttgcctttgaacgattaagcattatactgtctCTTAATAATTCAGACCTCATACTGCTTAATTatttaatagttcagacctcttactgattcatcacttaaccattcaaaagttaccaaacagcccctaaacatTACACATGAGCTCCATGTTACGGCCGGTGTATTTGGTACCAGTACCCACTTTTCTCGTTTTTTAGTACCGGTACCGAAtgggtaccgagctcatccctacctaACAATGTTAccaattaatagtatataaataaataaatactataGTACATGGTTTTATCATAAAGCAATTTCCAACTTTATAagctaaaaatacaagttttaatgCCTAACGATGTTAccaattaatagtatataaatggATGCATGCAACTTATTAATATAAACAAAACAGTTTTTTAATAGTGAGAGTCTAATAGAGAAAAAAACATGTTGTACAAGTGATAATGCATGAAATAAAGATAAAACACATGTTACAAAATTATGAAGCCTACACCTATTACAAattgataatatataataatattaattttttttttggaaaaccattTTTTTGGAAACTCCCCAAAGCTTAAAGTATAAGTCTACTAAACACCAACATATTGGTAATTTATAATATGCTAAACAAAttgaaaatatataataatattaactTTCTTTTTGGAAAaccaattttttttgaaaactccCCAAAGCTTAAAGTATAAATCTACTAAACACAAATATATTGGTAATTTATAatatggtaataataataataataataataataataataataataataataataataataataataataataataataataataataataataataataataataataataataataataataataatagaactGATGCCCACTTGTTAAATCTAGAAGAGCATATTACATCCTACTTTGTTTTATTAGGTTTTCTCAAACAATTCAACACATAATACAACCAACGAATCAGATTGTATACCGGAGAAGAACGAGGGAATCGAATTGTTTACGAGAGAACGAACAATAAGGAAGAACGTACATTGAACAACCTGCAAATAAATCAAGAAAAACATACCTTTTCAGCGACGGTGACCGTAGACCAGGAAGAGGGTGACGGCGGCCGGCAATGAGTACGAAAGTCCGATTGAGAGAGCAGGGGCTGAACAACAATGGCAAAACCCTAATCCTTTTAGGGGTGTTTGGCCAAGCTTTTTAACAAaccttagaccatgtgtagtcataaagccctcaaaggggcgttatgcgccatgtggcatgccacgtcagcaaaggggctttatggggctttaTGCAATTTggggccgtagtcataaagcccctgtgtaatcattactcaattaatttaattttctattttttaaataatttttaagttttataaaataaaaaacatttcattaaataaaaaacactacattaaaaataaaaaaaaaaagttacactaaaaaaaaaattacacctaaaaaaaaaattacacctaaaaaataaatttattcttCGGTGTCATCTTcgttctctccttcttcctcttcgttttctCCAGCATCTAAACCTACGTCTTCAAAGTTCCCGTCTTCGAATTCCTCCCCCACTTCTTCCTCGGAATCTTCGTTGTCATCATTGTTTGATCGAATTGGGCGAATCGCCCAAGCATGCTCAACCAAATCCGCCTTCAACGTGTTATGTATTTCTCTTGATCGGAGTAGTTGAGCATTTGCGAGTCTCTCTTCCGTTGTCGCTTGGGGTAGTTCGACCAAATCTTCGGGAATATAGTTTTGGCATATCGCTTTTCCATCATCCTCAATGATCATATTATGCAAAATGATGCAAGCATACATGGCCATTCGTATTTTATCCTTATGCCACATGCGACAAGGATTCCTGATAAAATGCCATCGTTGCtgtagaaccccaaaacacctctcgatgtcctttctcgaagactcttgtaattttttaaaatactttCTTTTTTCATCGAAAGTTTCAGAAAACGTTTTAACAATAATCGAATACTCGGGGTAGATACCATCGCCCAAGTAGTAGCCATGCTCGTAATCGTTCCCGTTTGCATGGAAACCGGCCTTTGGTATAGTTCCAGAAATGTAGCCCTCGATTAATGGTGAAGCCTCTAACGTATTAATATCGTTAAAACACCCGGCTACACCAAAGaaggccgaccaaacccaaaggtcgtatgacgcaacaccttgtaataccaaagttggccctttttgatcaccccgcgtatgttgacctcgccatgcggttggacaattataccaacgccattggcgacaatccaagctaccaatcatgccgggtattccatgcttttctagatgcacctcatatattttttgaaggtcgttccaagtggggtttctcaaataacgttttccatataactggcatattcctaaaatataatttaaaagttacgaaaaaataaatgtataaaagtaaataaataaaagacaattaaaaaattaccatagcaaaaatgttccaaggtatctcgggttgttttctccgccatcttcaaatactcgtcgttgatgtcgtacgTGTTTCCGTATGCTAATACGCGTAAGGCGGATGTGACCTTTTGAATTGAGGTGAAGCCTAGATATCCTCGTGCGTCCATTCTTTGCTTAAAGAAATCGTACGTATTT belongs to Helianthus annuus cultivar XRQ/B chromosome 5, HanXRQr2.0-SUNRISE, whole genome shotgun sequence and includes:
- the LOC110939758 gene encoding polyubiquitin 9-like, encoding MMQLIMRTTTCESIFLDVVGSDTFDNVMAKMKEMAHKCSFDYCLCLPSNSLIAEMLLCIRTTTGKTFVLKVVGLDTFDLVKAKIDDICSVDNHDLHWELIPKPKGWWWGGMPIFVRILNGKTFTLSIQSDQKISSLQYQIMKKEDIPGYRQKLFLAGMSLQVGDHTLAHYNIVAGSTLDLVVNEKGVALNTEIYVVTASGKVPVVVNYDLLIKDVKNLIEDKVHIPLKQHRLVYDGEELDDGRLLRTYNFQEKGPFRLVINDTSMEMETRVSMRIQIQVSATKKTIHLDVGSTDTIHDVKAKIQAQEHIPTGQQVLFLHNRRLYVDTFTLEDYSIDNGSTLYLAQVLGETLLT